One window of the Chitinophaga niabensis genome contains the following:
- a CDS encoding ATP-binding protein, producing the protein MYFSQIIGQDAARHQLLHAVQHNRLSHAMIMLAPEGAGGLPVGLAFAQYLVCEDRQEQDACGQCQACKKAAQYIHPDIHFSYPVIPRKPGDKPISTDYAAEWREFIAQQPYGNAYDWLQFIGAENKQGNITAHECNDIIRKLNLKSFESQYKILFMWMPEYLGNEGNRLLKLIEEPPLNTVFILVAENQEQILATILSRTQLIKINPLSKAEVVKALVERNQAPETRARQIATIASGNYREALQLLQHNDNDYHELLRNWLNCIFMQNRAGLQEWVDHISSPKMGRENQKQFLRYFINVLEHSIRVQYMDKSQLAFSDEEVDFAEKLKKLANLGQMQQLTEELDNACYHIERNANGKILFHALSIRLQYVFKGKPLPV; encoded by the coding sequence ATGTATTTTTCTCAGATCATCGGGCAGGATGCTGCCAGGCATCAGTTATTGCATGCCGTACAGCATAACCGCCTCAGTCATGCTATGATTATGCTGGCGCCGGAAGGCGCGGGAGGATTACCTGTTGGCTTAGCCTTTGCACAATACCTCGTTTGTGAGGACCGTCAGGAACAAGATGCCTGCGGCCAATGCCAGGCCTGCAAAAAAGCTGCACAATATATTCATCCGGATATTCATTTCTCCTATCCCGTGATCCCACGCAAACCAGGGGATAAACCCATTAGTACAGATTATGCAGCTGAATGGCGGGAGTTTATTGCCCAACAGCCATATGGGAATGCGTACGACTGGCTGCAATTTATTGGCGCGGAGAACAAACAGGGCAATATCACGGCGCATGAATGCAACGATATCATCCGGAAGCTCAACCTCAAGAGTTTTGAGAGTCAATATAAGATCCTCTTCATGTGGATGCCGGAATACCTCGGCAATGAAGGGAACCGGCTGTTGAAGCTGATAGAAGAGCCTCCCCTGAACACCGTTTTCATTCTTGTGGCAGAAAACCAGGAACAGATCCTGGCCACCATCCTTTCCCGCACACAGCTGATCAAGATCAACCCGCTATCCAAAGCAGAGGTGGTGAAAGCCCTGGTGGAAAGAAATCAGGCGCCGGAAACCCGGGCCCGCCAGATTGCCACTATCGCTTCCGGCAATTACCGGGAGGCCCTGCAATTGCTGCAACATAACGATAACGATTACCATGAATTGTTGCGCAACTGGCTGAACTGCATTTTTATGCAAAACCGGGCCGGGTTGCAGGAATGGGTAGATCATATTTCCAGCCCCAAAATGGGCCGGGAAAACCAGAAACAATTCCTCCGGTATTTCATCAATGTGCTGGAACACAGCATCCGCGTACAATATATGGATAAAAGCCAGCTGGCCTTTTCAGACGAAGAAGTGGATTTTGCGGAAAAGCTGAAAAAACTGGCCAACCTGGGGCAAATGCAGCAACTCACAGAAGAGCTGGATAATGCCTGTTACCATATAGAAAGGAATGCTAACGGCAAGATCCTTTTCCATGCACTGTCTATCCGGCTTCAATATGTATTTAAAGGAAAGCCCCTCCCGGTATAG